The Etheostoma spectabile isolate EspeVRDwgs_2016 unplaced genomic scaffold, UIUC_Espe_1.0 scaffold00008528, whole genome shotgun sequence genomic interval tattattattctcATAGTGAATGAAATGATCTGCGGAGGATTCTGTGGACCAGCGTTCCCGTTTGATGACATCACACCGGGCCGGTGTAAGCCCCGCCCACCTTGGCCCACCAGGTGGACAGCATGAAGTAGGCGTTGACGTTGTCCTCCCCGAACTGCTGGGCCACGTagagtcccagggacccgtacgCGTCGTAGACCCCCCTCCGGCCCGGGTCCGACAGCACGGCGTGGGCGCTGTTCAGCTCCTTGAACTTCTCGGCCGCCGCCGGGTTCTCCGGGTTCTTATCGGGGTGGAACCGCAACGCCAGCTTCCTGCAGGACACAGGGGGACAGAGACACGGGGACATACAGGGAcacggggacacacacacagggacacacacacggggacatacagagacacacagagacacagagacagagacacggGGACAGAGACATggggacacacacagagacacacacacagagacacacagagacacacacacggggacacacagagacacgggacagagacacagggacacacacggggacagagacacacacacatggggacagagacacacaaagacacacagagacacacatacggacacacacacagagacacacacacggggacacacagagacacgggACAgtgacacagggacacacacagggacagagacacacacggagacacacacatacggacagacacacacaaggacacacacacatggggacactcacacacagagacacacagagacaaacacagacacacacagacacacacacacacacagacgtatGGGTATGAGACCAAATGTGTCCCGGCGTCTCCTGGAGACGTCATTGGTGACTCAGGATTACGTGGGCGGGGCTTACCTGTAGGACTTCTTGATGTCGTCATGGCAACAGCCTTTCTGCAGACCCAGGACCTGATACAGAGACTCTCCAGATGTGGACAAAGTTCGCTGTCTCCCGTCAGACATCCTGACCGCATCACCTGTTATCATGATGA includes:
- the LOC116678887 gene encoding dnaJ homolog subfamily C member 5; the encoded protein is MSDGRQRTLSTSGESLYQVLGLQKGCCHDDIKKSYRKLALRFHPDKNPENPAAAEKFKELNSAHAVLSDPGRRGVYDAYGSLGLYVAQQFGEDNVNAYFMLSTWWAKGLFVVCGVLTGCYCCCCLCCCCNCCFGKLKPTPPGEGAGPDYVSPDDLEEEIRNDPDDDGEAPVVQQQPNASEKTQLITDGHRRYGDTYT